A genomic region of bacterium contains the following coding sequences:
- a CDS encoding GxxExxY protein codes for MGNYSPQRRRGTEKKGFKLDCGYRIDLLVEEKVIVELKAVEQL; via the coding sequence TTGGGTAACTATTCACCGCAGAGACGCAGAGGAACAGAGAAAAAAGGATTTAAATTAGATTGTGGATACCGGATAGATCTTTTAGTTGAAGAAAAAGTTATCGTAGAATTAAAAGCAGTCGAGCAACTAC